A genomic window from Streptomyces sp. MST-110588 includes:
- a CDS encoding cytochrome P450 — MLGDARFSRSAIASPGGPRQQIPSVPPDAFNGMELLRRTGEAKAVLQHLRPRRIAVHRPWLESLAEGLLEAMIRRGAPGNLVADYAAPLPLAVMCRVLGLETGRNGLPPYADEEHLTYWSDVAFSMNSRDPREIAASWAGLRGYLAQAVARERRHPGDGLLTTLVAAHEQRGSFSEDELLDVAAGLLVVGYKTLISFLALAAVALLRHPEQARRTAQDPARLLPAAVEELLRYVLIENRGVARIATERVRIGGVTVAAGELVVVALHAADHDPAAFPRPGRLEVTRRDAEHLAFGHGEHYCPGAALARLQIHCALAALLPRLSGLRLAVPAERLSWRDGLILRTPEAVPVTW; from the coding sequence GTGCTCGGGGACGCCCGCTTCAGCCGGAGCGCGATCGCATCCCCCGGCGGGCCGCGCCAGCAGATCCCGAGCGTGCCCCCCGACGCCTTCAACGGCATGGAGCTGCTGCGCCGGACCGGCGAGGCCAAGGCGGTGCTGCAGCACCTGCGCCCGCGCCGGATCGCCGTGCACCGCCCGTGGCTCGAAAGCCTGGCGGAAGGACTGCTGGAGGCCATGATACGGCGGGGCGCACCGGGGAACCTGGTGGCCGATTACGCGGCGCCGCTTCCGCTGGCGGTGATGTGCCGGGTGCTGGGTCTGGAGACGGGCCGCAACGGGCTGCCCCCGTACGCGGACGAAGAGCACCTGACGTACTGGTCCGACGTGGCGTTCAGCATGAACAGCCGTGATCCGCGGGAGATCGCGGCAAGTTGGGCGGGTCTGCGCGGGTACCTGGCCCAGGCGGTGGCCCGGGAGCGGCGCCACCCCGGCGACGGCCTGCTCACCACTCTGGTCGCCGCCCACGAACAGCGCGGGTCCTTCTCCGAGGACGAACTCCTGGACGTGGCGGCCGGGTTGCTGGTGGTCGGGTACAAGACCCTCATCAGTTTTCTCGCGCTGGCCGCCGTCGCCCTGCTGCGCCACCCGGAGCAGGCCCGCCGTACGGCCCAGGACCCCGCGCGGCTGCTGCCCGCGGCGGTGGAGGAACTCCTGCGGTACGTGCTGATCGAGAACCGGGGTGTCGCCCGGATCGCCACCGAGCGCGTACGGATCGGCGGTGTCACGGTCGCCGCCGGCGAGCTGGTGGTGGTGGCCCTGCACGCCGCCGACCACGACCCCGCCGCCTTCCCCCGGCCCGGCCGGCTGGAGGTCACGCGCCGGGACGCCGAGCATCTGGCGTTCGGGCACGGCGAGCACTACTGCCCCGGCGCGGCACTGGCCCGTCTGCAGATCCACTGCGCGCTGGCCGCGCTGCTCCCCCGTCTGTCCGGCCTGCGCCTGGCCGTCCCCGCGGAACGGCTGTCCTGGCGCGACGGCCTGATCCTGCGTACCCCGGAGGCCGTTCCGGTCACCTGGTGA
- a CDS encoding acyl-CoA dehydrogenase family protein, translating to MNASLTAVFETRHQPTIEAFRRFVTGELEPLWEEFGESTPEHIPQDVKRHVRRRSAELGFYGAEFPEAVGGRGLPLTAVAVLRHLAGGSGCPLAPLALPGPEGPTPLLAHGTPEQQQRYLAPLVRAEKMRSLGLTEPLAGSDAYHLATRARRSGSDWVLNGHKIFLSNLEVVDFVLVFAATDEHGGPNSTAVFIVDTGTPGLTVRQSFQGMSGELLYELLLNDVRLPADAVLGGPEQAHLAVAHSMLSLPRGRVLTAADCNGLAEYALNLGLEHARRRVAFGRPVGTFQHVQEHLVTTRTELAASKLLTLACTHQADEYKELTSEDAAMAKITATELLKRAVDHALQVLGGRGWMKGHPLEYLYRYARMMPIVGGTTEIQKVIIAHALGLGSLAQGPAPGAPGRRAEEERLLPEVTV from the coding sequence GTGAACGCCAGCCTCACCGCCGTGTTCGAAACGCGGCACCAGCCCACCATCGAGGCGTTCCGGCGCTTCGTCACCGGCGAACTGGAACCACTGTGGGAGGAGTTCGGCGAGAGTACGCCCGAGCACATCCCGCAGGACGTCAAGCGCCATGTGCGCCGCCGCTCGGCCGAACTCGGCTTCTACGGCGCGGAGTTCCCCGAGGCGGTGGGCGGACGCGGCCTGCCGCTGACGGCGGTGGCGGTGCTGCGGCACCTGGCGGGCGGCAGTGGCTGTCCGCTCGCCCCGCTGGCCCTCCCCGGGCCCGAGGGCCCCACACCCCTCCTGGCCCACGGCACTCCCGAACAGCAGCAGCGCTATCTCGCCCCGCTGGTACGGGCCGAGAAGATGCGCAGCCTGGGACTGACCGAACCCCTCGCCGGTTCGGACGCCTACCACCTGGCCACCCGCGCCCGCCGGTCCGGCAGTGACTGGGTCCTGAACGGCCACAAGATCTTCCTGAGCAACCTGGAGGTCGTCGACTTCGTCCTGGTCTTCGCCGCCACCGACGAGCACGGCGGCCCGAACAGCACGGCGGTGTTCATCGTGGACACCGGCACCCCCGGCCTGACCGTGCGGCAGTCCTTCCAGGGCATGTCCGGGGAGTTGCTGTACGAGCTGCTGCTCAACGACGTCCGGCTGCCGGCGGACGCCGTCCTGGGAGGCCCCGAGCAGGCGCATCTCGCCGTTGCGCACAGCATGCTGAGCCTGCCGCGCGGCCGGGTGCTGACCGCCGCGGACTGCAACGGCCTGGCCGAGTACGCCCTGAACCTGGGCCTGGAACATGCCCGCCGGCGGGTGGCGTTCGGCCGGCCCGTCGGCACCTTCCAGCACGTACAGGAACACCTGGTCACCACCAGGACCGAACTGGCGGCGTCCAAGCTGCTGACCCTGGCCTGCACCCACCAGGCCGACGAGTACAAGGAGTTGACGTCCGAGGACGCGGCGATGGCCAAGATCACCGCCACCGAGCTGCTCAAACGGGCCGTCGACCACGCGTTGCAGGTGCTCGGCGGGCGCGGCTGGATGAAGGGGCACCCCTTGGAGTACCTCTACCGCTACGCCCGCATGATGCCGATCGTCGGCGGCACCACCGAGATCCAGAAGGTGATCATCGCCCATGCCCTGGGGCTGGGCAGCCTGGCGCAGGGGCCCGCCCCCGGCGCCCCCGGGCGGCGTGCAGAGGAAGAGCGGCTGCTGCCGGAGGTCACGGTATGA
- a CDS encoding amino acid adenylation domain-containing protein, translated as MPLPLSPSQEIVWFHEQAFPDGHAYHFTAVIDLRGRLDTAALRRALAQLLARHSGLRLALEPGDHTPATQRVLPSCEPRYATVDLTGEPVGGERYDEVLRRHATTPFRLDEAPLIRWTLVTLGPEHHRLLHTEHHLIHDGRSFAVALRDLFSCYAANLSGKPPELPPTRPYEEFLELPACRRPAEERRRSVEHWAAALDGATTELRLPGLSRGPARGERGAQLRRTFDVATATRLREISRQQGHTPFVTLLGLFGELLRRHSPDPGLVLGTAVDTRPEGFEESVGMFVNTVPVRLEAAPERPACEVIDDVAEDVVRGLAHADAPIQEVTRALGRYAADLRNPLFRAMFSAHDAVLPDGEVPGLEVTVQEGLNFGTVRFDLDVVLLPDARRTVGPRAGQGGATLLWEYDADLFDEATVHTLHTRFDALVRDYLERPGTPLALLDATPRDSTGEEPGTARDDTTAPDDTTVTDAAAADLCAAQAEEILTGLVRTVAARDPRRPALITGLRTLDHGALEQRIVALTGVLRAHGVGEGGLVACVLPKGTDWIVALLACLRMGAVACPLSPKDPPSRRTAALQRLRPQVVLSHADTQVPGQSPYATPRSPAAAIPSPPPPASPAPRPLRVQTGRDAGCQGEARRLPGAAYVIHTSGSTGRPKAVAVGRTALAHYLTAITRRFQLTSQDRALAFAQPWFDVSLEEILPTLHAGGAVVLPRKDLPSAEELIALAAAREVSVVNLPTSYFLSVRGELTGCFRQRRWRPRLLVLGGERLHAGAACDAAQALGGGRVLNAYGITEATVTSTVHEVGARDDHHPLGELPLGRPLPGTTVYVLDALRRPLPPGMVGEIAVCGPALADGYLDAPKAQAARFATLPGPGGKELRAYFSGDRGYLGPDGELYFLGRADNQVKLRGHRIELEEIEAAARQVTGDLPCAVVHDGSGPLAPRLVGFFSGGSLPPERVSELLAERLPGPLLPALWVRLETLPSLPGGKPDRAALERIARRAAPEPREEHNGGGDGAGPSPAGHGHGVRKVLAEGWREVLGHDAFTRSSHFFRVGGHSLLVIHLVSWLGDRLGARPPLRIVFENPVFEALAEALDVWAGERDPLPA; from the coding sequence GTGCCGCTGCCGCTCTCCCCGTCCCAGGAAATCGTCTGGTTCCACGAGCAGGCGTTCCCCGACGGGCACGCCTACCACTTCACCGCCGTCATCGACCTGCGCGGCCGGCTCGATACCGCCGCGCTGCGCCGCGCACTGGCCCAACTGCTCGCCCGCCACAGCGGTCTGCGGCTGGCACTGGAGCCGGGCGACCACACGCCCGCCACGCAGCGGGTCCTCCCGTCCTGCGAGCCCCGGTACGCGACCGTCGACCTCACCGGTGAACCGGTCGGCGGCGAACGCTACGACGAGGTGCTGCGCCGGCACGCCACCACGCCCTTCCGTCTCGACGAAGCGCCGCTGATCCGCTGGACCCTGGTGACCCTCGGCCCCGAGCACCACCGCCTTCTGCACACCGAGCACCACCTGATCCACGACGGGCGGTCCTTCGCGGTCGCGCTGCGCGACCTGTTCTCCTGTTACGCGGCGAATCTGTCGGGCAAACCTCCGGAGCTGCCGCCGACCCGGCCGTACGAGGAGTTCCTGGAGCTGCCCGCATGCCGGCGGCCCGCCGAGGAGCGGCGCCGGAGCGTCGAGCACTGGGCGGCAGCCCTGGACGGCGCCACCACCGAACTGCGGCTGCCGGGACTCTCCCGTGGCCCGGCCCGCGGTGAGCGCGGCGCACAGCTCCGCCGTACGTTCGACGTGGCGACGGCCACCCGGCTGCGCGAGATCAGCCGGCAGCAGGGGCACACCCCGTTCGTGACGCTGCTGGGGCTCTTCGGGGAGCTGCTGCGGCGGCACAGCCCCGATCCGGGCCTGGTGCTGGGCACCGCCGTGGACACCCGGCCGGAGGGCTTCGAGGAGTCGGTGGGCATGTTCGTCAACACCGTCCCGGTCAGGCTGGAGGCCGCCCCCGAACGCCCGGCGTGCGAGGTGATCGACGATGTCGCCGAGGACGTGGTCCGTGGCCTGGCCCACGCGGACGCGCCCATCCAGGAGGTCACCCGGGCCCTGGGCAGATACGCGGCGGATCTGAGGAACCCGCTGTTCCGGGCGATGTTCAGCGCGCACGACGCGGTGCTGCCTGACGGCGAGGTGCCCGGCCTGGAGGTGACCGTACAGGAGGGCCTGAACTTCGGGACCGTACGGTTCGACCTCGACGTCGTACTGCTGCCGGACGCCCGGCGTACGGTCGGCCCGCGCGCGGGCCAGGGCGGGGCGACCCTGCTGTGGGAGTACGACGCCGACCTCTTCGACGAGGCCACGGTGCACACGCTGCACACCCGGTTCGACGCCCTCGTACGGGACTACCTGGAGCGGCCCGGGACGCCCCTGGCCCTGCTCGACGCCACACCGCGCGACTCCACCGGGGAGGAGCCCGGGACGGCCCGGGACGACACGACGGCGCCGGACGACACGACGGTTACGGACGCCGCGGCGGCAGACCTGTGCGCCGCGCAGGCCGAGGAGATCCTGACGGGGCTGGTGCGCACGGTCGCCGCCCGGGACCCGCGCCGCCCCGCGCTGATCACCGGACTGCGTACGCTGGACCACGGCGCCCTCGAACAGCGCATCGTCGCCCTGACCGGGGTGCTGCGGGCCCACGGCGTCGGCGAGGGCGGCCTGGTGGCCTGCGTACTGCCCAAGGGCACCGACTGGATCGTGGCGCTGCTGGCGTGTCTGCGGATGGGGGCGGTGGCCTGCCCGCTGTCGCCGAAGGACCCGCCCTCGCGCCGTACGGCGGCGCTGCAACGGCTGCGTCCGCAGGTGGTGCTGAGCCATGCGGACACCCAGGTGCCCGGACAGTCCCCGTACGCCACGCCCCGGTCCCCGGCAGCCGCCATTCCTTCGCCACCGCCACCGGCATCGCCCGCGCCCCGGCCGTTGCGCGTGCAGACGGGCCGGGACGCCGGGTGCCAGGGTGAGGCGCGCCGGCTGCCGGGAGCCGCGTACGTGATCCACACCTCCGGCTCGACCGGCCGCCCCAAGGCGGTGGCCGTAGGCCGTACGGCCCTCGCCCACTACCTGACGGCGATCACCCGGCGGTTCCAGCTCACCTCCCAGGACCGGGCCCTGGCCTTCGCACAACCCTGGTTCGACGTCTCGTTGGAGGAGATCCTGCCCACCCTCCACGCGGGAGGGGCCGTGGTGCTGCCCCGCAAGGACCTCCCCTCCGCCGAGGAGCTCATCGCGCTGGCCGCGGCCCGCGAGGTCAGCGTGGTCAACCTGCCCACCAGCTACTTCCTTTCGGTGCGCGGCGAGCTGACCGGGTGCTTCCGGCAGCGCCGGTGGCGCCCGCGTCTGCTGGTGCTCGGCGGTGAGCGGCTGCACGCCGGCGCGGCGTGCGATGCGGCCCAGGCGCTGGGCGGCGGCAGGGTCCTGAACGCGTACGGCATCACCGAGGCCACCGTCACCTCCACCGTGCACGAGGTCGGTGCCCGGGACGATCACCACCCGCTCGGGGAGCTGCCGTTGGGGCGCCCGCTGCCCGGCACCACCGTGTACGTCCTGGACGCGCTGCGCCGCCCGCTGCCGCCCGGCATGGTCGGGGAGATCGCCGTCTGCGGCCCCGCCCTCGCCGACGGGTACCTGGACGCGCCGAAGGCACAGGCCGCCCGCTTCGCCACCCTGCCGGGCCCGGGCGGGAAGGAACTTCGCGCGTACTTCTCCGGTGACCGCGGCTACCTCGGCCCCGACGGGGAGCTGTACTTCCTGGGCCGTGCGGACAACCAGGTCAAGCTGCGCGGGCACCGCATCGAACTGGAGGAGATCGAGGCCGCAGCCCGCCAGGTGACCGGGGACCTGCCGTGCGCCGTCGTGCACGACGGATCGGGACCCCTGGCGCCGCGCCTGGTGGGCTTCTTCAGCGGCGGCTCCCTGCCGCCGGAGCGGGTGTCCGAGCTGCTGGCCGAGCGCCTTCCGGGCCCTTTGCTGCCCGCCCTGTGGGTGCGGCTGGAGACCCTGCCCAGCCTGCCGGGCGGCAAGCCGGACCGGGCCGCGCTGGAGCGCATCGCCCGGCGGGCGGCTCCGGAACCGCGCGAGGAGCACAACGGTGGCGGGGACGGAGCCGGTCCGTCACCGGCCGGCCACGGGCACGGCGTACGGAAGGTGCTCGCCGAGGGCTGGCGGGAGGTGCTGGGGCACGACGCCTTCACCCGTTCCTCGCACTTCTTCCGTGTCGGTGGCCACTCCCTGCTCGTGATCCACCTCGTGAGCTGGCTCGGGGACCGCCTGGGCGCCCGGCCACCGCTGCGCATCGTCTTCGAGAACCCGGTCTTCGAGGCGCTGGCCGAGGCCCTGGACGTCTGGGCGGGGGAACGGGATCCGCTGCCGGCCTGA
- a CDS encoding lantibiotic dehydratase → MTPASAPGSAPHLLPLGASGWQLWRDVLLRGAGFPARLVHELADPQLAMAANAVLDGSSSTRDFRAVFDASVERLRTAVRDIAADRRFREAVTWQNRALVATCLDKAAAGERRNKRGRDHEKTIAAHLQRYALKNDTIGFFGPTGWASWTDAPQDLPLRVVPGPRLLARRTVYFESWAIDALARALAADPALRPWLVPRRDPAVVLDGDLARRPYGAPLRLTAAETMLLKACDAGRPVRELIRELVGAQRPFPHPADLTGALARFEEHGLAAVDLEGPIEAWPERTLRHKLAAIGDPEPRERALAVLDRLLNARRQVAAAAGDPDALASAMDRLNSTFEDITGQEAVRLHGQTYASRTLVYEDTVRDVRVALGARLRGELAGALGPVLDSARWLVGRIATEYEALFHAIHREWSASRSGPGAMPLAALLEIAAPHLVFSLRTAPAPVRAAVGEFQERWARVLDALEALPPGEAAGPQDGTALPQGRTALPQGGTAPGARRTFSSGRLAGLVREEFPPAPPPWSAAIHHAPDLMIAAASAEAVGAGDYQVVLGELHVSFNTLENRAAVEQHPDPGALMDADAADHAGQRVYMIPPRENWWLSIGPRLTPPSALMGRDTVYWTTRHPCVEPTGPVLALADLSVHSDGEGRLVVRDGAGTFRAPLLEVLSEPLSGVAVNSFAPFAPARHRPRVTVDRLVLARESWSFPVADLSWTALRDEPERYLGARAWRGARALPDRLFYTSPAEDKPMYADFTSPALVNLFATAVRRAAVRDADAVITLTETLPDADETWLTDAAGERYTAELRVIAVDPLRTRRRAAGDRDPLTGE, encoded by the coding sequence ATGACGCCGGCGAGCGCGCCCGGCAGCGCGCCCCATCTCCTCCCGCTGGGGGCGTCCGGCTGGCAGTTGTGGCGGGACGTCCTGCTGCGCGGCGCCGGGTTCCCCGCCCGGCTGGTCCACGAGCTCGCCGATCCTCAACTGGCCATGGCCGCCAACGCCGTGCTCGACGGGTCCTCCAGCACCCGGGACTTCCGGGCGGTGTTCGACGCCTCGGTGGAGCGGCTGCGTACGGCGGTCCGCGACATCGCCGCCGACCGCCGCTTCCGGGAGGCGGTCACCTGGCAGAACCGGGCGCTGGTGGCCACCTGTCTGGACAAGGCGGCAGCCGGGGAGCGGCGCAACAAGCGCGGCCGGGACCACGAGAAGACCATCGCCGCCCACCTGCAGCGCTATGCCCTGAAGAACGACACCATCGGCTTCTTCGGGCCGACCGGCTGGGCGTCCTGGACCGACGCCCCCCAGGACCTGCCGCTGCGCGTGGTGCCCGGGCCGCGTCTGCTCGCCCGCCGGACGGTGTACTTCGAGAGCTGGGCGATCGACGCACTCGCCCGTGCCCTGGCGGCGGATCCGGCGCTGCGGCCGTGGCTGGTGCCGCGCCGCGACCCGGCCGTCGTACTCGACGGTGACCTCGCACGCCGCCCGTACGGGGCGCCGCTGCGCCTGACGGCTGCCGAGACCATGCTGCTCAAGGCATGTGACGCGGGGCGGCCGGTGCGGGAGCTGATCCGTGAACTGGTCGGTGCGCAGCGCCCGTTCCCACACCCGGCGGACCTGACCGGGGCGCTGGCCCGCTTCGAGGAGCACGGCCTGGCCGCCGTCGACCTGGAAGGCCCGATCGAGGCGTGGCCGGAGCGCACCTTGCGGCACAAACTGGCGGCGATCGGCGACCCGGAGCCGCGCGAGCGGGCGCTGGCGGTGCTGGACCGGCTGCTGAACGCCCGGCGCCAGGTCGCCGCGGCGGCCGGTGACCCGGACGCGCTGGCCTCGGCGATGGACCGGCTGAACAGCACGTTCGAGGACATCACGGGCCAGGAGGCGGTACGTCTGCACGGGCAGACCTACGCCAGCCGCACCCTGGTCTACGAGGACACCGTCCGGGACGTACGGGTGGCACTCGGCGCCCGGCTGCGCGGCGAACTGGCGGGCGCGCTCGGGCCGGTGCTGGACAGTGCCCGGTGGCTCGTCGGCCGGATCGCCACGGAGTACGAGGCGCTGTTCCACGCCATTCACCGGGAGTGGTCGGCGAGCCGGTCCGGCCCCGGAGCCATGCCGCTGGCCGCGCTGCTGGAGATTGCCGCACCGCACCTCGTCTTCTCGCTGCGGACCGCTCCCGCTCCCGTACGGGCGGCGGTCGGTGAGTTCCAGGAGCGGTGGGCGCGGGTGCTGGATGCCCTCGAAGCGCTGCCGCCGGGCGAGGCGGCGGGGCCACAGGACGGGACGGCGCTGCCGCAGGGCAGGACGGCGCTGCCGCAGGGCGGGACGGCCCCGGGCGCGCGGCGGACCTTCTCCTCGGGGCGGCTCGCCGGTCTCGTACGCGAGGAGTTCCCGCCCGCGCCGCCCCCCTGGTCCGCGGCGATCCACCACGCGCCCGACCTGATGATCGCCGCCGCCTCGGCCGAGGCGGTCGGCGCGGGCGACTACCAGGTGGTGCTGGGCGAACTGCACGTCTCCTTCAACACCCTGGAGAACCGCGCCGCGGTGGAACAGCACCCGGACCCCGGCGCCCTCATGGACGCGGACGCCGCCGACCACGCCGGACAGCGCGTCTACATGATCCCTCCCCGGGAGAACTGGTGGCTGTCGATCGGACCCCGGCTGACGCCGCCTTCGGCCCTGATGGGGCGGGACACCGTCTACTGGACCACACGTCACCCCTGCGTGGAGCCGACGGGCCCGGTGCTGGCGCTGGCGGACCTGTCCGTCCACTCCGACGGGGAGGGCCGGCTCGTGGTGCGCGACGGCGCGGGAACCTTCCGCGCGCCGCTGCTGGAGGTGCTGTCCGAGCCGCTGTCCGGAGTCGCCGTCAACAGCTTCGCCCCCTTCGCACCGGCCCGGCACCGGCCGCGCGTCACCGTCGACCGTCTCGTACTGGCACGGGAGTCCTGGTCCTTCCCGGTCGCCGACCTGTCCTGGACTGCGCTGCGGGACGAACCGGAGCGCTACCTCGGCGCGCGGGCCTGGCGCGGCGCGCGGGCGCTCCCGGACCGGCTGTTCTACACCTCGCCGGCGGAGGACAAGCCGATGTATGCCGACTTCACGAGTCCGGCTCTGGTCAACCTGTTCGCCACGGCGGTACGGCGGGCGGCGGTACGGGACGCCGATGCGGTGATCACGCTCA
- a CDS encoding non-ribosomal peptide synthetase: MSEHRPPGGHRPPSEHRLPGENHPSSEHHPAPEHHPAGERRRPPDDLAGPGPGPGPGVRAEADRLSLASGPALPPPPAPGPTPYHWYRRWVEATPGAPAVDFGSGTWTYRQLDEAAGAVASWLAPTVAPGDVVAVCLENSPALVAVALAAARLGAVYLPLGPRPPAGRVTALVRDLPVGSLITEKGQAAPGTAYGPGRDLRLPLAPHTALTLHPPRGRPGLPSATRSMCEAAFYAVLTSGSTGTPKAVGVTATSLGGFLRGYGQAYGAGPGCRHALLIRPGFDAHLGDLWPALAFGATLCVPQAPEEVARSVGALVDWLRARAVTHAIVPTPLAELLFEPPWPEGLALRHLFVGGDKLRSRPRRPTAAVHNVYGPAEATVFCVTHRLAEEFADGRAQGAPPIGRPVGGVRLGVIGEDGRLLPRGGTGELVLAGPQLSLGYLGRAAETACRFTAPPPGFGEGVTRVYRTGDQVRMRRDGVLEYLGRLDQQIKISGVRIEMAEVEAALERAGAGSVRQAVVVPVGEAPAQTRLAAFLRGARRGEDIDVPQILRRCRELLPVQALPAHVTVVEEYPCTPNGKVDRRALAAAARCAGPPRRPDGPDGPDGPDGGDRTPVAAAPSDVTALVLRTCEDLLGIGGLRPDDNFLAAGGTSLTAMKLIHAVESHCGVRVRVSRLLRQPDLSALCRHVQELMGEGRASQVTDGSGRRTGPAEGPRTSGAMT; this comes from the coding sequence ATGAGCGAGCACCGTCCGCCGGGCGGACACCGACCGCCGAGCGAGCACCGTCTGCCCGGTGAAAACCATCCGTCCTCTGAACACCATCCAGCCCCTGAACACCATCCGGCCGGTGAGCGCCGTCGGCCGCCCGATGACCTGGCCGGCCCCGGCCCCGGCCCCGGCCCCGGCGTCCGGGCGGAGGCGGACCGGCTCAGCCTCGCCTCGGGGCCCGCGCTGCCGCCGCCCCCGGCCCCCGGCCCCACTCCCTACCACTGGTACCGGAGGTGGGTGGAGGCCACGCCCGGGGCGCCCGCCGTGGACTTCGGCAGCGGCACCTGGACGTACCGGCAACTGGACGAGGCGGCCGGTGCGGTCGCCTCCTGGCTGGCGCCCACGGTCGCCCCCGGCGACGTCGTGGCCGTCTGTCTGGAGAACTCCCCGGCGCTGGTCGCGGTGGCGCTGGCCGCGGCCCGGCTCGGCGCCGTCTACCTCCCGCTCGGCCCACGGCCCCCGGCCGGCCGGGTCACCGCGCTCGTACGCGACCTGCCCGTCGGCTCCCTGATCACCGAGAAGGGGCAGGCCGCCCCCGGCACGGCGTACGGACCGGGCCGGGACCTGCGGCTGCCGCTCGCCCCGCACACCGCCTTGACCCTCCACCCGCCGCGGGGCCGGCCCGGACTGCCCTCGGCCACCAGGAGCATGTGCGAGGCGGCCTTCTACGCCGTCCTCACCTCCGGCTCGACCGGCACGCCGAAGGCCGTCGGCGTCACGGCCACGTCCCTGGGCGGCTTCCTGCGTGGCTACGGCCAGGCATACGGCGCCGGTCCGGGCTGCCGGCACGCCCTGCTCATCCGGCCGGGCTTCGACGCGCACCTGGGCGACCTGTGGCCGGCCCTGGCCTTCGGCGCCACCCTGTGCGTACCGCAGGCCCCGGAAGAGGTGGCACGCTCGGTCGGCGCGCTCGTGGACTGGCTGCGCGCACGCGCCGTCACCCACGCCATCGTGCCCACCCCGCTCGCCGAGCTGCTCTTCGAGCCGCCGTGGCCCGAAGGACTGGCGCTGCGCCATCTGTTCGTCGGCGGTGACAAGCTGCGCTCCCGCCCGCGGCGCCCCACGGCCGCGGTCCACAACGTGTACGGCCCCGCCGAGGCGACGGTCTTCTGCGTCACCCACCGCCTCGCCGAGGAGTTCGCCGACGGCCGGGCCCAGGGCGCGCCGCCCATCGGGCGTCCTGTCGGCGGTGTACGGCTGGGCGTCATCGGTGAGGACGGGCGGCTGCTGCCGCGCGGCGGCACGGGCGAGCTGGTGCTCGCCGGGCCGCAGCTCAGCCTGGGCTACCTGGGCCGGGCGGCCGAGACGGCCTGCCGGTTCACCGCCCCGCCGCCCGGCTTCGGCGAAGGCGTCACGCGTGTCTACCGGACCGGCGACCAGGTGCGGATGCGGCGGGACGGAGTGCTGGAGTACCTGGGACGGCTGGACCAGCAGATCAAGATCAGTGGGGTACGGATCGAGATGGCGGAGGTGGAGGCGGCGCTGGAACGGGCCGGCGCGGGCTCCGTACGGCAGGCCGTCGTCGTCCCCGTCGGCGAGGCCCCGGCGCAGACCCGGCTCGCCGCCTTCCTGCGGGGCGCACGCCGGGGTGAGGACATCGATGTGCCGCAGATCCTGCGGCGCTGCCGGGAGTTGCTTCCCGTACAGGCGCTGCCCGCCCACGTCACCGTCGTCGAGGAGTATCCCTGTACGCCCAACGGCAAGGTGGACCGCCGGGCGCTGGCAGCCGCCGCCCGGTGCGCCGGGCCGCCACGACGGCCGGACGGCCCGGACGGCCCGGACGGCCCGGACGGCGGGGACCGTACGCCGGTGGCCGCCGCCCCGTCCGACGTCACGGCTCTGGTGCTGCGTACCTGTGAGGATCTGCTGGGGATCGGCGGGCTGCGGCCGGACGACAACTTCCTGGCCGCCGGAGGCACGTCCCTGACCGCGATGAAACTCATCCACGCCGTCGAGTCGCACTGCGGTGTGCGGGTGCGGGTCTCGCGGCTGCTGCGGCAGCCCGACCTGTCCGCCCTGTGCCGGCACGTCCAGGAGCTGATGGGTGAGGGCCGGGCCTCCCAGGTCACCGATGGCTCCGGCAGGCGCACCGGCCCCGCTGAGGGGCCCCGTACCTCCGGAGCGATGACATGA